A single Myxococcales bacterium DNA region contains:
- the hemL gene encoding glutamate-1-semialdehyde 2,1-aminomutase yields the protein MKRDKSLALFETAQQLFPGGVNSPVRAFKAVGGTPIFLARAQGAYVWDADGNRYLDFLSSWGPTILGHADPDVHAALVEAAASGTTFGASTEREIWLGEAIRQAFPSMERMRFVSSGTEATMSALRLARGFTGRSKIIKTEGAYHGHADMLLVSAGSGAATLGIPGSEGVTAAAVADSLLCPFNDVAALEALFKANPGQVAALILEPIPGNMGLVHPRPGYLEQARKLCDEHGALLIFDEVITGFRAGPGGAQGRFGVRPDLTCLGKIVGGGLPMGAYGGRTDIMGKIAPEGPVYQAGTLSGNPLAMAAGLAALKKLTPALYERLEVLGARLEAGLNAAIEATGVAARVQRLGSAWTVFFTRTEVVDFATAKKADAAKFGRFFHGMLDRGVYLPPAQLEAGFICGAHTADEIDTCIAAAQETFATLA from the coding sequence GTGAAGCGAGACAAGTCCCTGGCCCTGTTCGAGACGGCGCAACAGCTGTTTCCCGGCGGTGTGAACAGCCCCGTGCGGGCCTTCAAGGCGGTGGGCGGCACACCCATTTTCCTGGCGCGCGCTCAGGGGGCCTACGTCTGGGACGCCGACGGGAACCGGTACCTGGATTTTCTGAGCAGCTGGGGGCCCACGATCCTCGGGCACGCGGACCCGGACGTGCACGCGGCCCTCGTCGAAGCCGCCGCCTCGGGCACCACCTTCGGCGCCTCGACCGAGCGGGAGATCTGGCTGGGCGAGGCCATCCGCCAGGCGTTTCCGTCGATGGAGCGCATGCGCTTCGTGTCTTCGGGCACGGAAGCCACGATGTCGGCGCTCAGGCTGGCCCGAGGGTTCACGGGCCGCAGCAAGATCATCAAGACCGAGGGCGCCTATCACGGCCACGCGGACATGCTGCTCGTGTCTGCAGGGTCGGGCGCCGCCACCTTGGGCATTCCCGGTTCGGAGGGGGTCACGGCGGCCGCCGTGGCCGATTCGCTGCTCTGCCCCTTCAACGACGTGGCCGCGCTCGAGGCCCTCTTCAAGGCCAACCCGGGCCAGGTGGCAGCACTCATCCTCGAGCCCATCCCCGGCAACATGGGCCTGGTGCATCCCCGTCCCGGCTACCTGGAGCAGGCACGGAAGCTCTGTGACGAGCACGGGGCTCTGCTCATCTTCGACGAGGTCATCACTGGCTTCCGTGCAGGCCCTGGCGGCGCTCAGGGACGTTTCGGCGTGCGGCCCGACCTCACCTGCCTCGGAAAGATCGTGGGCGGTGGGCTTCCCATGGGGGCCTACGGCGGCCGCACCGACATCATGGGCAAAATCGCGCCGGAGGGGCCCGTGTATCAGGCGGGCACCCTGTCGGGCAACCCCCTGGCGATGGCCGCGGGCCTCGCCGCTCTGAAGAAGCTGACGCCTGCGCTCTACGAGCGGCTCGAGGTGCTGGGCGCCCGGCTGGAAGCCGGCCTCAACGCCGCCATCGAGGCCACCGGCGTGGCGGCCCGGGTGCAACGGCTGGGCTCGGCCTGGACCGTGTTTTTCACCCGCACGGAGGTGGTGGACTTCGCCACGGCCAAAAAGGCGGACGCGGCGAAGTTCGGCCGGTTTTTCCACGGCATGCTGGACAGGGGCGTTTATCTGCCCCCGGCCCAGCTCGAGGCCGGATTCATCTGCGGGGCTCATACAGCAGACGAGATCGACACGTGTATTGCCGCGGCGCAGGAGACCTTCGCCACGTTGGCCTGA
- a CDS encoding MBL fold metallo-hydrolase, with amino-acid sequence MHATDTAHLPPAPSVLQTEVGLLQNFCELLYCPQTKEAALVDPAFEVDRLLRMASDTGVHVKHVLITHTHHDHIEGLADTVAATGARVYVHPHEVEKVRPLCREITLVSDRLDIAIGHTGVRALETFGHTRGGTCFLADGFVITGDVLFVSGCGRTDFPGGSTEALWQSLNRLMGLPEETIVYPGHNYGRTPTSSMGREMLENPYLRCDSFEAFRTLRERVRKA; translated from the coding sequence ATGCATGCCACCGATACCGCTCATTTGCCTCCTGCCCCTTCCGTGTTGCAGACGGAGGTCGGCCTGCTCCAGAACTTTTGCGAGCTGCTCTACTGCCCTCAGACGAAAGAAGCCGCGCTGGTGGATCCGGCCTTCGAGGTGGATCGGCTGCTGCGCATGGCGAGTGACACGGGCGTTCACGTCAAGCACGTGCTCATCACCCACACGCATCACGACCACATCGAGGGGCTTGCGGACACGGTCGCGGCCACCGGAGCCCGCGTGTACGTTCACCCGCACGAGGTCGAAAAAGTGCGGCCCCTTTGCCGCGAGATCACGCTCGTCTCCGATCGGCTCGACATCGCCATCGGGCACACCGGCGTGCGGGCGCTCGAGACCTTTGGCCACACCCGTGGTGGCACCTGCTTCCTCGCGGACGGTTTCGTCATCACGGGAGACGTGTTGTTCGTCAGCGGCTGCGGGCGCACCGACTTCCCGGGGGGCAGCACGGAGGCCCTGTGGCAGAGCCTGAACCGGCTCATGGGCCTTCCCGAGGAGACCATCGTTTACCCCGGGCACAACTATGGCCGCACGCCCACGTCCAGCATGGGCCGCGAGATGCTCGAAAACCCCTACCTGCGGTGCGACAGCTTCGAGGCCTTCCGCACCCTGCGCGAACGCGTGCGCAAGGCCTGA
- the gyrA gene encoding DNA gyrase subunit A yields MPPAPPAGPPGAGGFRVPVSIEEEMKSSFMDYAMSVIVSRALPDIRDGLKPVHRRILYTQHTMNNVWNRPYIKCARVVGEVLGKFHPHGDAAAYDALVRLAQEFSMRYPLIDGQGNFGSIDGDPPAAYRYTECRMEKIGQELLSDIDKETVDFQPNYDDKEVEPTVLPTRIPNLLVNGASGIAVGMATNIPPHNLREIISATIAMVKNPDMGWEDLLEHVPAPDFPTGGFICGRAGVRRAYSTGRGSVVMRARTNVEEHPKTGRKTIVATEIPYQVNKARLIEKIAELVREKKIEGISDIRDESDREGMRIVIELKRDAVSEVVLNNLYKMTPMQESFGVNMVAIVDGRPEMVTLKQCLQHFIQHRREVVTRRTAYELAKARDRMHILQGLKIAVDNIDEVIRIIRSSRDTESARASLMGTFGLSQRQSQAILDMRLAKLTGLEIEALEAEMREVAALIARLESILASDKVLMDVVVAELEEVRTLYGDDRRTEILDVDETDIDIEDMIAEEDMVVTVTHGGYVKRNAETEYKAQRRGGRGVKGATTHDEDFVAQLFVASTHDVLLMFTNKGRCYSKKIWQIPQAGRYAKGKAFVNLIPLQEGERVVALQPVREFSEGAYVAMATRKGVIKKTSLHAFSAIRTTGIIALSIDDDDDLIAVRITAGSSDFLMGTRNGWAIRFREETVRPMGRTARGVRGINLRDPNDEVVGMAVIPRDGTVTLLTVCERGFGKRTPTSDYPTKGRGGKGVITIKTTERNGKVVSLRLVGDEDDLMIITDGGKLIRMPVDGVPTIGRNTQGVRLIRLEEGEKVVAMERLAEAEDDEEREVSPEVAAARAELAGAPLAEEDLGDEAEADDEDIADDEGEDAGDEE; encoded by the coding sequence ATGCCCCCGGCGCCGCCGGCCGGCCCCCCCGGCGCGGGTGGCTTCCGGGTTCCGGTCTCGATCGAAGAAGAGATGAAGTCGTCGTTCATGGACTACGCCATGAGCGTCATCGTCTCGCGGGCTCTGCCCGACATTCGAGACGGCCTCAAGCCGGTCCACCGCCGCATCCTTTACACGCAGCACACGATGAACAACGTGTGGAACCGGCCGTACATCAAGTGCGCGCGCGTGGTCGGCGAAGTGCTCGGTAAGTTTCACCCCCACGGTGACGCCGCCGCCTACGACGCGCTCGTGCGCCTCGCGCAGGAATTCTCGATGCGCTACCCGCTCATCGACGGCCAGGGCAACTTCGGTTCGATCGACGGCGACCCCCCGGCGGCTTACCGGTACACCGAGTGCCGCATGGAGAAGATCGGCCAGGAGCTCCTGTCCGACATCGACAAGGAAACGGTCGACTTCCAGCCGAACTACGACGACAAAGAGGTCGAACCCACCGTTCTTCCCACCCGCATCCCCAACCTGCTGGTCAACGGCGCTTCGGGCATCGCGGTGGGCATGGCCACGAACATCCCGCCCCACAACCTACGCGAGATCATCTCTGCCACGATCGCGATGGTGAAGAACCCCGACATGGGGTGGGAAGACCTGCTCGAGCACGTGCCTGCGCCCGATTTCCCCACGGGAGGCTTCATCTGCGGCCGGGCGGGCGTGCGTCGGGCCTACAGCACCGGGCGTGGCAGCGTCGTGATGCGCGCGCGCACGAACGTCGAAGAGCACCCCAAAACGGGCCGCAAGACGATCGTGGCCACCGAGATTCCCTATCAGGTGAACAAAGCCCGGCTCATCGAGAAAATCGCCGAGCTGGTGCGCGAGAAGAAGATCGAAGGCATCTCGGACATTCGCGACGAATCCGATCGCGAAGGCATGCGGATCGTGATCGAGCTCAAGCGCGACGCGGTCTCCGAAGTGGTGCTGAACAATCTCTACAAGATGACGCCGATGCAGGAGAGCTTCGGCGTGAACATGGTGGCGATCGTGGATGGTCGCCCCGAGATGGTGACGCTCAAGCAGTGCTTGCAGCACTTCATCCAGCACCGCCGCGAGGTGGTCACCCGACGCACGGCCTACGAGCTGGCGAAGGCCCGCGACCGCATGCACATCCTGCAGGGCCTCAAGATCGCCGTCGACAACATCGACGAGGTGATCCGGATCATCCGCAGCTCGCGCGACACCGAATCGGCGCGCGCTTCCTTGATGGGCACCTTTGGCCTGTCCCAGAGGCAGTCGCAGGCGATCTTGGATATGCGCCTCGCCAAGCTGACCGGCCTCGAGATCGAGGCTTTGGAGGCCGAGATGCGTGAGGTGGCCGCGCTCATCGCGCGCCTCGAGTCCATCTTGGCCAGTGACAAAGTGCTCATGGACGTGGTCGTGGCCGAGCTCGAAGAGGTGCGCACGCTCTACGGAGACGACCGCCGCACCGAGATTCTCGACGTCGACGAGACCGACATCGACATCGAGGACATGATCGCCGAAGAGGACATGGTGGTCACCGTGACCCACGGCGGATACGTCAAGCGAAACGCCGAGACCGAATACAAGGCGCAACGCCGCGGCGGGCGCGGTGTCAAGGGCGCCACCACGCACGACGAAGACTTCGTGGCGCAGCTCTTCGTGGCGTCCACCCACGATGTGCTCTTGATGTTTACGAACAAGGGCCGCTGCTACTCGAAGAAGATCTGGCAGATCCCGCAAGCCGGCCGCTATGCCAAGGGCAAGGCCTTCGTGAACCTTATTCCCCTGCAAGAGGGGGAACGGGTGGTGGCGCTTCAGCCCGTGCGCGAGTTCTCGGAGGGGGCTTACGTGGCCATGGCCACGCGCAAGGGCGTCATCAAAAAGACCTCGCTGCACGCCTTCTCTGCCATTCGGACCACCGGCATCATCGCCCTGTCCATCGACGACGACGACGATCTCATCGCCGTCCGCATCACCGCGGGCTCGAGCGATTTCCTCATGGGCACACGCAATGGCTGGGCCATTCGCTTCCGCGAGGAGACCGTGCGGCCCATGGGCAGAACCGCGCGCGGCGTGCGGGGCATCAACCTGCGGGACCCGAACGACGAAGTGGTGGGCATGGCGGTGATCCCGCGGGACGGCACCGTGACGCTGCTCACCGTGTGCGAACGCGGGTTCGGCAAGCGCACGCCGACCTCGGACTACCCCACCAAGGGGCGCGGCGGCAAGGGTGTCATCACCATCAAGACCACCGAGCGCAACGGCAAGGTGGTTTCGCTGCGGCTCGTGGGAGACGAAGACGATCTGATGATCATCACCGACGGCGGCAAGCTGATCCGCATGCCGGTGGACGGCGTGCCCACGATTGGCCGCAACACCCAGGGCGTGCGCTTGATTCGTCTCGAGGAGGGCGAAAAGGTGGTGGCCATGGAGCGGCTTGCCGAGGCCGAAGACGACGAAGAGCGTGAGGTCTCTCCCGAGGTGGCAGCGGCGCGGGCCGAGCTCGCGGGGGCTCCTCTAGCGGAAGAGGATCTGGGCGACGAGGCCGAAGCAGACGACGAAGACATCGCCGACGACGAGGGCGAGGACGCGGGCGACGAGGAGTAG
- a CDS encoding response regulator, with product MSFVEDSYPPDELDESLPVGRSLEYHFHADSPRILVVDDERVIREILSDFLSLEGYIVRTVEDGVEALKELQRRSYNLVISDLKMPNMGGLELIEKITALSLPVLTVIMTGFGTVETAIEAMKRGAYDYILKPFKVEEVVHIVQRGLDRQRLQHENIRLKDALSIYKISEAISTSLSVEKILDLVLDATLDAVDADVVTLLLEDPGSEQAGNAPSDRKYIEQMRKVSHRATHLRDDEPAPAPNFKEVLPLFAEDRPLIVHGGRVHRFLAGPPPQRLVSFCSIPLKLKGRIVGMLNAYSYTKGNKFSEGQRKMLYVLGSRAAVSIENARLYESLLSTNKDLTRANLSLEENFQQTIMGFAHALEESDRYTRGHSERVAVYSRVIAIGMRLPQPEIDMVVRAALLHDIGKIGIRNERLNKPGKLTPEELAMFRTHPAKGRRIIEPIPFMRDLLPGCYCHHEAWDGSGYPQGLMKDNIPLTGRIVAVADAYDAMTSDRAYRRALPHDVAIHEIERCSGVQFDASVVKVFIHHIEEWRKAEHALGKTLPR from the coding sequence ATGAGCTTCGTGGAAGACAGCTACCCGCCCGACGAGTTGGACGAAAGTCTGCCGGTGGGCCGTTCGCTGGAGTACCACTTCCACGCCGACAGCCCGCGCATCCTGGTGGTGGACGACGAGCGGGTCATCCGTGAGATCCTGTCGGACTTCCTCAGCCTCGAAGGCTACATCGTGCGCACGGTGGAGGACGGCGTCGAGGCGCTCAAGGAGCTGCAAAGGCGCAGCTACAACCTGGTGATCAGCGACCTGAAGATGCCCAACATGGGCGGCCTCGAGCTGATCGAAAAGATTACGGCGCTGAGCTTACCCGTGTTGACCGTGATCATGACGGGCTTTGGCACGGTGGAAACCGCCATCGAGGCCATGAAGCGCGGCGCCTACGACTACATCCTCAAGCCCTTCAAGGTCGAGGAAGTCGTTCACATCGTGCAGAGGGGGCTCGATCGGCAACGGCTGCAGCACGAAAACATTCGCCTCAAAGATGCGCTTTCGATTTACAAGATCAGTGAAGCCATCTCCACGTCCCTTTCGGTCGAGAAGATCCTGGATCTGGTGCTGGATGCCACGCTCGACGCCGTCGACGCGGACGTGGTGACCTTGCTTTTGGAAGATCCGGGCAGCGAGCAGGCGGGCAACGCCCCTTCCGATCGCAAATACATAGAACAGATGCGAAAGGTGTCCCACCGGGCCACGCACCTGCGCGACGACGAACCCGCCCCTGCCCCGAACTTCAAAGAAGTTCTGCCGCTCTTCGCAGAAGACCGGCCCCTGATCGTGCACGGCGGGCGCGTCCACCGATTTTTGGCTGGGCCCCCCCCACAGCGTCTCGTGAGCTTCTGCTCGATACCGCTCAAGCTCAAAGGGCGCATCGTGGGCATGCTGAATGCCTACAGCTATACGAAGGGCAACAAATTTTCTGAGGGACAGCGCAAGATGCTCTACGTGCTCGGAAGCCGCGCAGCGGTTTCGATCGAGAACGCGCGTCTTTACGAGAGCCTGCTGTCCACCAACAAAGATCTCACGCGCGCCAACCTCTCTTTGGAAGAAAACTTCCAGCAGACCATCATGGGCTTTGCCCATGCGCTGGAAGAGTCCGATCGCTACACGCGTGGTCACTCCGAGCGCGTGGCAGTGTACTCCCGCGTGATTGCCATTGGCATGCGGCTGCCGCAGCCTGAAATCGACATGGTCGTTCGCGCGGCGCTGCTTCACGACATCGGCAAGATCGGCATTCGCAACGAACGCCTGAACAAACCCGGCAAGCTCACGCCAGAAGAGCTGGCCATGTTCCGCACGCATCCGGCAAAGGGGCGTCGGATCATCGAGCCCATCCCATTCATGCGAGACCTGTTGCCCGGCTGCTACTGTCACCACGAAGCGTGGGACGGCTCAGGCTATCCCCAGGGCCTCATGAAGGACAACATTCCCCTCACAGGGCGCATCGTGGCCGTGGCCGACGCCTACGACGCCATGACCTCAGATCGCGCCTACCGCCGCGCCCTGCCCCACGACGTGGCCATTCACGAGATCGAGCGTTGCAGCGGCGTTCAGTTCGACGCCTCGGTGGTCAAGGTGTTCATTCACCACATCGAGGAGTGGCGCAAGGCCGAGCACGCTCTCGGTAAGACGCTGCCGAGGTAG
- a CDS encoding PEGA domain-containing protein: MVFAEAESSKDTSERLIREGIELRREHDDYRALELFRQAHSLDPNPRAAAQLGFCEQAVGHWVDAELHLKAALDKGKTDKWIRANREFLEESLKEVRTHIGFLRVRGVPQGAQLFVNGSSVGTLPLEEPLRLNEGTYDVSASSEGYETSAQKATLASSRQTDLFFRLVKTPVASEPELASKGTAAASSKPSLEASLADSTAPEAVERTSTRWPWIAGGLAAVAGAVVLFFVLSGTEDPKCPDCSLPDATLR; encoded by the coding sequence TTGGTGTTTGCTGAGGCTGAATCCAGCAAAGACACCAGCGAAAGGCTGATCCGGGAAGGAATCGAGCTGCGACGGGAACACGACGATTACCGAGCGCTCGAGCTTTTTCGGCAGGCTCATTCGCTAGACCCCAACCCGCGGGCAGCTGCCCAACTTGGGTTTTGTGAACAGGCCGTGGGGCACTGGGTGGATGCTGAACTGCACCTCAAGGCCGCGCTGGACAAGGGCAAAACGGACAAGTGGATCCGGGCGAATCGTGAGTTCCTGGAAGAGAGCCTCAAGGAAGTACGCACGCACATCGGGTTTTTGCGTGTCAGGGGTGTGCCGCAAGGGGCGCAGCTTTTCGTGAACGGCAGCTCCGTGGGAACCCTTCCCCTTGAAGAGCCACTTCGGCTCAATGAAGGGACCTACGATGTATCCGCATCGTCGGAGGGGTATGAGACTTCAGCCCAGAAGGCAACGTTGGCATCCAGCCGACAAACCGATCTGTTCTTTCGCTTGGTCAAGACTCCGGTGGCCAGCGAGCCTGAGTTGGCATCCAAGGGCACGGCTGCAGCAAGTTCAAAGCCAAGTTTAGAGGCCTCTCTGGCAGACTCTACTGCCCCCGAAGCCGTCGAGCGGACGTCTACTCGGTGGCCCTGGATCGCCGGGGGGCTTGCTGCTGTGGCGGGCGCGGTAGTGCTCTTCTTCGTTCTGTCGGGTACCGAAGACCCGAAGTGTCCTGACTGTTCGTTGCCCGACGCAACTCTTCGTTGA